TGGTCCAAATCTATTCACCTGCAGAATGATAGGTCTTTGGAATTCCAAAACAGGGGTGGGATTGACCACAGAATtagaattccaaaatttggTAGATCCATGGTTTACAACGACGTTACCTgtgatttgtttgttggTGCCTCCGGAAATGAAATATACAGACTTAATCTAGAGCAAGGTAGATTTATGAAGCCTTTTAACATTGAAAGTGATCGTGGTGTTAATTCCATTGACATTAACCCCATTCATGGTTTACTTAGTGCTGGTCTTGAAGATGGAACCATTGAATTTTGGGATCCAAGGGCTAAGCAGAGAATTATAAAACTACAAATACCTGAAGCTACTGAAAATGGGAGTGAAATTTCATGTGTCAAATTTGCTAATAACAGTTTGAACTTTGCTTGTGGTACTTCTGATGGTATGTCTATGATTTACGATTTAAGAACGTCACATCCAATCATAACCAAAGATCAGGGTTATGGTTTCGGCATTAAAAAGATTATatttttggaagaaaacGGTAATGAGAACGCCAATTTAGTCTTAACATCcgataaaaaaattgcaaagaTTTGGAATAGAGACACCGGTAAGGCATATGCTGCAATGGAGCCTAGtgttgatatcaatgaCGTGGAACACATTCCAGGCACAGGTATGTTTTTTATGGCCAATGAAGCAATCCCAATGCATACATATTATATACCCCAATTAGGGCCATCTCCAAAATGGTGTTCTTTCTTGGATAATATTACcgaagaattggaagaaagaCCATCCGATACAGTCTATTCCAACTACAAGTTCTTGACAAAACAAGATGTTGCAAAGCTTGGTATATCTCATCTGGTGGGAACAAATGTTTTAAGGGCATACATGCATGGttattttattgataatgaatTGTATGACAAAGTTAACTTGATTGCTAATCCTAATTCtattcaagaagaaagggAAAGGGAGATTAGAAAgagaattgaaaaggagagAGAATCCAGAATTAGAAGCACTGGTGCTATCACTAATACCAAAGTCACAGTCAATAAGGAGTACTTGGGACACTTGCAAAGTAAGCTTGGTTCAGAAACTGCGGAAAATGTCGTTAATGATGATCGTTTCAAGGAAATGTTTGAAGATCCAATGTTCCAGATTGATCAAGATAACCACGATTATAAGCAGTTGAATCCTGTATCAAACTCTCTTGCTGGTCCTAAGCCACTTACTGCGGCCGAAGAGTCTGATGAAGAGAGATTACAATCTAAGAACAGGAATACTTTGAGTGAATCTGAATCTGAGTCTGAATCCGATTCTGAAGATGAGAGGGAAAGAGAAGCagtaaaacaaaagattAAAGAACAactaaagaagaagcaggAACGTAAGAAGAGAGAGCGGGAAGAAGCTAAGCAATACATGGCCAAGGTTAGGTCCCTCGATAAATCGGATGATGCAAATATAGGAATTACTGATGGTAAGAATGTTTCTTTTGGTAAACAAGCCAAACTACAAGTTGAAAACGGAAAGATCAGAAAGGAGCAGAAATCTAATGTTAGAATAAGGAAGAATGCAATTGGTGAGGGTGAAATCACATTTGTCCCTACTAAAAAAGCAAGTAAGGTTAGCTTTAGGGAAGAAGATGGGGATACCGAAAGAAGGGGTAAGACGAAACAAGTTACTGAAGGTAGAAGAAGAGCTAGTAAAAACGTGTTTAGAGGAATGTGATGCACAAATTTTAAAACTACATTACCATTGTATAAAAAACTACTGTAATTTGTATctatatacatatataaaAGGCTAGAAAGGATAAAATAGATGAGCTATTTTAGGTTCAAGGATTCATCATCTAGCTTGAGCTTCTTTTTGACAACATCCCAATCTTGCTTTATTACTCCCGCCTGAAGCAATTTCTCGAAAAGATGCAGAAGTTCCAAGTTTTCCGATTTAAACTGGTCACCCTCTACCAACAACTTATGCAAAGACTTACCTCTATTATTTAATGGTGTAAATCTCTGAGGTATTTGAACAGGTATACCATGAActagttttattttatgGTTAAGTAAGGGTTTAGTAATGGAAGTCCTATGTGTTCTTCTGGAAGAATGATTCATGGCCTTAGCCTTAGCAATATCAGCCATATCATGCGAAAATAAACACTTTTCACCATTTCTGCACCTTTTTGTCTTCATCCAGAAATTGCAAACCCTGATAGCTGGTGTTGTTTCATTTCCAGCATCTGTTGGTGCCTTTGTCATTGTTTcaagtatttttttggcCTTTTCTTGCTCTGCCTTTTTCTCCTCAACCTTTCTTGTAGTTGGCCAGTTCTTTTTGCGTTCTTCAATCCATTTCTGAATATcctcttcattttcaaaaataatattggTGCCTTGAATAGTATTTTTTCCCCACTCCGATTCctcatcaatcaaatcgTCATaatcattattttcatcatcattattatcattattgttattatcgCCATCCTCATAACTGTTATCACAGCCAGTTTGACCGCTTTTATTCTGAGACAGCGCATCATTTAGATGTTCCTTGTGgttaaatttttctttggcaGGTGTGCactttggtttttttctcttggttttgtttttaGCTACCGTAGGTTTTTGAGGTAATTGAGGAACCGAAGCTGAAGTTGCTGGAATGGCAGCCCCTAAATTATTTTGAGcttgttgattttgtaaAAACTTTGTGAAGACGTTCATTAGGGCATTAGATTGGTCTTGATTTTGTGCATATTGCTGATTTGGCTGGGTTGGTTGAGATACATGAGAATTTAGCTGTTGTGGGTATGTTTGTGCTCCATATAAAGACGGTTGTCGCTGTAAGCAAGCTCCATATTGGTTATATTGATTATAGTATTGCTGATTGTACCCACTGTTGTATCCTTGTTGATAACCTTGATATTGGCCGCTAAACTGTTGATTGGGATAACAGTTGTATTGATTCTGATATTGCGGCGCATGTTGTGGCTGCATATTACAATTTATCTGGGTTTGGCTATGATTCTGGCTTTGTAGTGTTTTCAAGATATTTCCAAAAAGTTGCAAAGCTTCGGGAGTTGGTTGTACACTCGAAACAGTATTGGAATTATCTTGTGTAGATGTTAACGGTGTCTGGTTTGCTTCAGATATTTGGCTCCCTAAATTAACCGACACCCCCGGAAATAGTTCCACATTTGAGGCTTGATCGGCACTTTCACGGCCTTTAAACTTAGCATCTCCGACAGGAGAGCTTTGGGTGCAGTAGGAAAATTTCGGTTTTGCAGGGAGACCTGCTACTCCCGTATCAGCTACACAACTCTTTTGCATCTTTCTGTCATTTTCACTGGAATCATTTCTAGTTCTTTTCATGGCCTCAAGAGAAAAGCTTCAGTCGTGAGGAAATCTATAAGCGGGCACAAGcattcatcaaaaacagaTAAATAGAACCCTtcatattcaaaatcaaatatttcctaaaaaaaaatttagaaaaaaaaatggacCA
The window above is part of the Pichia kudriavzevii chromosome 1, complete sequence genome. Proteins encoded here:
- a CDS encoding uncharacterized protein (PKUD0A05260; similar to Saccharomyces cerevisiae YGR145W (ENP2); ancestral locus Anc_4.77), yielding MVLKSASSNDISVYQISGTNVSKSLPDWLERKRKRSLKNDIDYQNRVELIQDFEFSESSNKIKVSRDGQYAMATGTYKPQIHVYDFANLSLKFERHTNTENVDFLMLSDDWSKSIHLQNDRSLEFQNRGGIDHRIRIPKFGRSMVYNDVTCDLFVGASGNEIYRLNLEQGRFMKPFNIESDRGVNSIDINPIHGLLSAGLEDGTIEFWDPRAKQRIIKLQIPEATENGSEISCVKFANNSLNFACGTSDGMSMIYDLRTSHPIITKDQGYGFGIKKIIFLEENGNENANLVLTSDKKIAKIWNRDTGKAYAAMEPSVDINDVEHIPGTGMFFMANEAIPMHTYYIPQLGPSPKWCSFLDNITEELEERPSDTVYSNYKFLTKQDVAKLGISHLVGTNVLRAYMHGYFIDNELYDKVNLIANPNSIQEEREREIRKRIEKERESRIRSTGAITNTKVTVNKEYLGHLQSKLGSETAENVVNDDRFKEMFEDPMFQIDQDNHDYKQLNPVSNSLAGPKPLTAAEESDEERLQSKNRNTLSESESESESDSEDEREREAVKQKIKEQLKKKQERKKREREEAKQYMAKVRSLDKSDDANIGITDGKNVSFGKQAKLQVENGKIRKEQKSNVRIRKNAIGEGEITFVPTKKASKVSFREEDGDTERRGKTKQVTEGRRRASKNVFRGM
- a CDS encoding uncharacterized protein (PKUD0A05270; similar to Saccharomyces cerevisiae YPL193W (RSA1); ancestral locus Anc_6.198), with protein sequence MKRTRNDSSENDRKMQKSCVADTGVAGLPAKPKFSYCTQSSPVGDAKFKGRESADQASNVELFPGVSVNLGSQISEANQTPLTSTQDNSNTVSSVQPTPEALQLFGNILKTLQSQNHSQTQINCNMQPQHAPQYQNQYNCYPNQQFSGQYQGYQQGYNSGYNQQYYNQYNQYGACLQRQPSLYGAQTYPQQLNSHVSQPTQPNQQYAQNQDQSNALMNVFTKFLQNQQAQNNLGAAIPATSASVPQLPQKPTVAKNKTKRKKPKCTPAKEKFNHKEHLNDALSQNKSGQTGCDNSYEDGDNNNNDNNDDENNDYDDLIDEESEWGKNTIQGTNIIFENEEDIQKWIEERKKNWPTTRKVEEKKAEQEKAKKILETMTKAPTDAGNETTPAIRVCNFWMKTKRCRNGEKCLFSHDMADIAKAKAMNHSSRRTHRTSITKPLLNHKIKLVHGIPVQIPQRFTPLNNRGKSLHKLLVEGDQFKSENLELLHLFEKLLQAGVIKQDWDVVKKKLKLDDESLNLK